The DNA window GGTTACTACGAACGATGTGCTTAAATAAAAAACCTAATAAAATAGATTCAATAATTTCCATTCCTGGTTCACACCAGTCTATTTCCGATATTCAGAGAAAGCAAATAATATGTAATGTATAAGAAAGTGTAATGTTACACTGATGAGTAATAAAACATGGGGGGAATAAAAATCACTAGATCTGTTCAGCAGCAAAATCACATTTAGTCTCCAGGACTGGATTTAATTGGGTCAGTAGGACAACTTCATTTAGAGCAATGTTACAGACAGAAATGTACACAGTTTGAAAAAAGTTACCAGTTTCCAATTTAAATGCACATTCCTGAACTTATTTTTTCTGTAACTATTGAGGGGATAAGGCTGGGAGAATATTCTATTAAAGGAATGACTGTTGAGGACAGAAAGTCATTTTTCAGATAAAAACCATcaaggtttcatttttaaaaatgaaacaaaacagagaGGCCCTTCAGCCTAGCTACGTGCACGGAAAGCGTGTTTCTGGGTAGTGAGCGAGGTGGAATTAATAAATGTTGAATTGAGGCTTGCAAAATTAAAGCTATTGTGATCAATAAAATTGCTTAATCAAATAGCTGCAGCTCTTCTGAAATCCACAGCCACACACATACGAATCTCAAGTGCAGAATACCAAAGCAGAGCTCTTTAGGCCACTAGTTTGAGTTTCGCGAGTTGCACGTTGACAAGCCACAGAAATCATGAGGTCAGGTGTGACTGATTTCTGCACAGTAAACGCTGAAACGGTGCAAACCACAACCCAAGCAATATCTTGCATCATCAAGACGTAGCCTCgggaaatgcagttttaaaagggAGGTTTTTCTTATAAGTCTTGGTGATACAAGCATGTGATGTAGCACTGGACtcctttaaaaacattattcagaGAATATTATTTCATTTAGAATGGTATGACAAAACAACCAATTCCTTTCAGTCTGTTTGAGACAAAATACAGGTAAATTAGTTCAAGGGAACTTCATGACCTTATCTAAAGTACACAATGCTCTGTGTAGTGTGAAACTCAAATACGCATTCGCGCTACTTAAGGGCCAGGCAGTTGGCACATAAGCACAGGTGGTCGTCAACTGAAGGACCCTGGTTCAAAGTCCTGTGTGATGTACAGATCTACATGTAAAACAGCACCAAAGGGAGTGGTGCAACCTGGCTGTcaagaacaaataacacacatctGTCTTGCCAACTAAAGACCATACCAAACTAAGCATGAACTTGAAAAAGATCAAGACCACCAATTTTggttccaagtttttttttttttcctgtatataTGTTACAATTAGTGACAAAGCAGCACCACAGAAATATGACAGGTAAAAAGCAATACACTAACCCACCCAGAAAGACGCACTGAATtcaatttctaaatataaaactacATTTAGTTCTGTTGGAGGTTAATCAAATCTCATAGAAAACAGTACATTACTGCATTTTCAATGCACATACTGGAAGTATGACTGATGCACATCTTAGTCATACAGTGTCATCCCAGCATACACCAGAAGATGAGCCTTTACAGTGACACGGTGTTACTGTTGGATTggatttggtttttttttgacTGAAATAAGACTAGCTGTGGGTCAAGGAAGGAAATAAGAGTATACAGAGCCCAAGGCTTTCCACAAACCAAGCCGGGCTAACAAGAGTTTATTCTATGGCTATAATCTGAGGAATTCCTCACCTGGCTATCTCGTTCTAAAGActtgaaataaaaagtacacGGTAGCTAACACTCACTGCTTGAAGTGGTCAACTAAAAAATCCAGTTTTGTaccaaatataaaaagaaatcattacaaataaaattaaaatgtacttatattttttggtttggttttttaaaattttttttatataaaccagTAAATGTGTGTGTCGGGGGGGATGATACTGGACCCCAAAGATTACATGtgataatatttataataactgGTGTGCATATTGTTTCATTGGGCTCATGCAGTTAATAGTCCCCCCagagattattaaaaaatagtgcATGGTGTAGTGTGTGATTAATGCAAATTTAATTCCCACCCTCTGAGCAGGATTCTTGGATAAACCTCTTGGTTTTCACCCTCTGTTTATGTAGCATCCCACCCCTCGGATGCGCATtcaattctcatatcacacactgcCCCGTGTATTACATGCATACAGACTGCTTGTCCCTCCTGCCGTGAGTGGCAGAGTGTGCGGCAATTGTGTCGGGACATCAAGAAAGGGCACTGGCTGTTCTGTCTTCTGTATTGTGCGATTGCATTAGTTAGtttgttatgcattttaaatgtttatcattcttcatttgtttttatatgtctGCTGCGccttttcatctgccatttcttTCTCTATCTttattgtaccattttgtttgtCCTTTTACAATTCTGATGCTTGATCACATtcccttctgtaaatgttactttactgttttgttttgtgtttgtccagGGGCTGCTAATGATAATTAGCTCACAGCTAAATCTGGTAGCAATGCATTTCATGACACCTCACAAATGTTAATTTGTACACTGTCcctgttaaatatataaatacatttaaaaaatgatcctCAATTTAACATTTTAGCTAGCAGTGTTTTTACAAATCATTAACAGTATATCTGTTGTTATAGATCTCACACACAGCCAAACAGACAACTTGTTCATTGTGAAAAACAACTGAGTAGGATCAAGTTCATACAAGATCCTCTGCAGTTTGGTTCCAACTGCCAAGCAGCATAATCCTTGTCTTCAGTGTCTAATTTTTACACTTGTCAATAAATAGGTCAGAGTCATGGCGCTGTGCAGATTACAAActtgaaaacacacattttacactGGAATCTTTTcagtaaatgttaaatatttaccaCTAGTTACAACAcggctgaaaaaaaacacacaaccaatTAAATTAAGACCCTCTCAAGATCCCACCAAATTCACTCGCTTGGATCTAGCGAGATGATAGTAAAACGCAATGTCAAGAGGTTCCTACTGGACCGACAATCCCACAGTATAACGAGAAATGTATACAAAACAGGATACTAAATAGAAGCAGGACAATATAAGTATTTGATGAGGTGGGTATTTGAATAGTTGTGTACTGGCATATGGAATCACCGTGAAGTGAATCCCAATCACATAACATACTAGAACACGCCAAATTAAAATGACGGGGGAGGGGTTGAGGTTCAAAACGGAGACATTTTACTTAACTCGCGTCTAAAAACGTATCAATGTACACACTGCTGAAACTAGTATTCACTTAAGAAAACTTAAATGACCAAATTTGCTAATGAATAATTAACTAAATAACAGGTGTCTGAATAAACAAGAACtagtaaaatcaatttaaaaagatgttttaagaaatgaaaaatcATCTAACATTCAGTTAAAGGCACACGTGATAAAAAGTGTTTTCTAAACACGTCGTTCATTACaagtgcatttattaaaaaaacaacaaaacgaaGGCGACTTCCCCTTTGCAGCAATGCGCGCTCGAGTGAGGGCAGCCCGGCGGCGCGCCTCAAGACCAAGGCAGAAAGGAGCGAGCGAGTCAGCGAGAGGGAAGCTTCACTCCCCCCGGGAGAGCCTCGCAACAAGAGCGGCTGCAGATTGGTGGAGGCATGTGATCCATCCTCAGTGCGGTAAATAAACTAACAGAGCTGCAAGAGAAAACCCTGATAAAACCAAGTTCGCCCACGTACAAAAACAACGTCTGCTGCAAGATGAAGCAACAAACTACCAGGCACGCGTAAGACCAAGAGCCCCATACGTGAAAACGTAAACACAACGCAGCTCCTGCAAGGGTGCGCGCATAGGCGAACAGTTGTgcgaggcaaaaaaaaaaaaagaaaaaaaaaaggctccgTGCTGCTCCCGATGGTTGAAAACAGAATTTTTTCCTTTCTGCACCGAGTGGAAACAACGAGAGTCGAACTCCACAAACACCGGACACCCTGACGCGAGGACCGAGCCCACATGCAATGGAAAAGGAGCTTACCTACACAGTGAATTAGTTTATGCCTCCACGAATCCAGTTCCTGCCGAAAGCCGCGCCTCTCGATCGTACATTGCTGCCTTTTGCACAGACTCGCCATTTTCTATCGCCCCCCTCCCGCGGGCGCGCACGCTCTGCGTCTTCGCGCGCACGCCACCGTGCCGTCGGGTGTGGGTGGAGTTTAGAAGAACGGCGTTCGTCCCCCTCCCCGAGCACCCGAATGAAGAGTTCGCGTTTTTAAACCAAGGGCAGCACTTGACTGTTTCCGTCGCCCGATTTTTGGAATTCAACCAAGAAGGGAAAATGTAGCCAGCTGTGTAAATAATCTGAAGTAGTGTGTAATTTAAGGTCGCATTGTTTTTtcgcctctctctctcaatcGAGCCGGTTTTCTCTCTCATTTTATGTGTTTAGGTTCAATGAGTTCGGCGTGCTAGAGACTAAAGGTATGCATACGGGAACACACATTTCCTTAGCATTTTAATTCAGATGTGTCGAATTATATCTCGAAATCCACATCGTCCTGACCTTCGTACGACAACGATGTGTAGTGTACTCACCTCTCAGTAACCCTTGGCCctgaatttatttttcagtatcttGAGATGTATTTTTAATCACACCGCAGGGTATTTCTAAATCGTTATTCAGAGTAGGTTTGCGCTAAAAGCTTGTGCACATCAAACTTTCGCTTTGCCAATCTACCCTACCGAGGGGCAGGGTACAGGTTTTCATTGGGTTGATTTAGTTTTTGCCTTTTCTGGAATTGTTAATCCCACCCTGCGGGTCAGCTATGATTGGCTGAAAAGGAAAGCAGCTCAATGAATGATTTATTGGAATGCACCATTTACAGTAGGTAGGAGGGGAGGGGAACAGCAATTTTATGATAATAGAAGGTTCCATTACCTGGTGTAATGCACAAAgggatatacagtattttcaaagcatttaattaactgctattttttaaaagagaaacataACATAGAATCCAGCTATTTTAATCACTCTCGAATTGGTGGTTTATCAGTTTTAACACATTCTCTGCTGATaaatgatctatctatatatatatatggatattatagatatagatctatatatatattatataatatgtgtgtggtgttgtatatatatatatataatatatatatatatatatatatattatataatatatatatatatatagaatactgTATACTATACATATGTTCCATTATCActgatctattattattattattattattattattattattattattattatttagattatCCAGGATATGCACATGTTTCAGATACAACACTATTGATAAATAGCTGCTTGCTGATACATGTGCTGTACGTGCAATCGTCTGCCTTACCATTGGTGTGAAACAATAGCACAGGAAGCAATTAGGGTCCAGGAATCAGCAACAATATTTCATGTATAGCAGTCTAAGGGGGGCAGTGATACAGAGTAATCAGCAGATGCCGAAGGGGAGGGAGTGCCACTACCTGAATGTAACTCTGGTAGGTAAACATAAGGATGTTTTACTTGAGATAAAGCCGCCACACTTTCCCCATTTCTAAattcatttactgtatatagtataCACTCATAATACTATATTTGCAGTGGGCGACTGAACATCTTTTTGACCTACATCctaacatactgtataaaatcTGCATCTCCTTGTGGCAAGGCAGGTTCAGTGGTGAGCAAGATTGGTTTGGACAGATGTCCAGGGTCGCTGGAATTAGGGATGCCGGGGGTGCAAcagctttgcatggcttctatcatataccggggttacagttttgttcattgCTTTCAGCAGCTACACTTTAAAGATTGTTCCAGTGCCATTGCAGAAGCCTGGTAGGAGTAGTGCTGCCCACCACCCATCAAATAGGATTAGTAAGTTTAAAGTTCTGCCAGTAAACCTCATCTAATATGGTAACCCTGTATCATGTTGACATTGTTTTGACCAGGATGGTCACACAAGAAACGCCCCACGTGTATTGTGTGACCAGGCCTTCAGACTAGGGATGGAAAACAGAACAAGGTCAGAAGAGAAGAGCTGTTCCCAGAACATCCCTTATAACTCCATGCCTTTTTCAAGCTCCCTAATTTCAGGGGTCTGTTAATAAGACATAGTACTCATATGTTTTGTAAAAAGTGCCAATATTATGAGTAAATGAATACATTCGTTAATGCAATTGAAACACACACATGACATACAGACATACCACTTAAGCTAATTAAACCTGCAAGTTCAGCGCCAACACTGCCCCTAAAATAAATGGCCGCCATGGTAACGGTTCTTAGGTAGCTGCGCCAATCAGATATTACATTCAACACGTAGTAAGTGTATCAGCCAATAGAAGCGAGCGATATTAATATGTGAATGAGGTATTGCTACAAGAAGAGGCGGGGGCTTAGGGAAACTAATTATCGCCAGTGGGTGTACAGTAAAACAGTTGCATTGCTGGTGTGCTCGCCTCGAACTGTAAATGCAAAAACGGGAGGATTTGCATGATTTTAAGACCCCCAAAACACaggtaaacattttattaattttacctCATAGCAGCGACTGTCAGCTAGtaattttggaattggtttatcTTTTAATTGGCTAAAGTAGCTCATTAGAAGTGATACGCCGGTGACGCGACCGAAATTGACTTTGTTACTGTAGcaacatttactgtattaaagAAGTCCATTAACGCTCGCGTGCTTAGAATACCAACATAATATTTGCACAATTGGCATTATTTTGCTCGCCTTATAGCGGGATAATCATTATTGCAAAGTGCTAACCTTGACAATGTTGCGGTTTTAATTTCTACATGTTGTTATTTGTGCTTAACTGTAACGGTAATCTGGAGTAGCCCAggggcatttttttaaaatataactctTTCTGAAAGTTTCACTGCTTACCCTGGGTTTAGCTTAAATAAGTTCAGTGATGTTGGTTTCGAGGTTATCCTAGTTTCCCCACAGTTATTTTCGTGTACAGTGGTGTATCTACCGTCACGTTCACAGAAAGCTCTCCATACACAATCTTACCGTTAGGTGTATATTGCAGATTGCATCATTTAGAGCAAACTCAGTTGAGAAGGGGTTAAATGGCCATTATCCTAGAGAGGGACTGGCCTGGATTTCTGATCCAGCAGGTGAAACAATCCCTTTGTCTGATCTGGATTTATTTAGCTGCCAGACCTTGCCTCCACTGACCACCAATTTATTGAATCCTTGATCAGTGTGCTTTTGTTTACCCATTCCACCTGCCTCTAGTCTCAGCGTAACTGTAGTGTGTTTGACTTGCAGGCAGCCTGAAACATGACACTGACGAGAGGATCCTTCACCTACTCCAGTGGGGAGGAGTATCATGGCGACTGGAAGGAAGGCAGGACATTTTAGACTTCTTTAAACTCTACCCAAAAGACTGCATCCCCTCTATCAAAGAGTGACACGTTTAAATTGCTCCACATACCTGCATCCCCAGCATGGTGTGTGGAAGCTGTGCTGTCCAGGAATAGGCTAAAACTGCTCCATGTACATAAATGCCTACATACAGATAAATAATAGAATTGTGAAATTCTTCAAGGGTAATTCAGAAATTGTGTTTTCTTTGACATTAATAGCttgcttttaattaattatttttttcttttaaaaatacggACACAAATCTAATGTAGTGAATTTCTTACTTGCCCTTGGAGAATTTCTGACTTACGTCTCATTTTGCCTAACGCATAATGTGCATGTGAGTGTATCCCATTTATTACTTGGAGAAAAATCAATATTAGCATTGTTAAAGACTAGCAATAAGTATTCTGCATAGACCCAATACAGTTTGTTTCTTGTCTTCTATTTCTGCATGCTGAAAAAATGTAGAAAACTTTATACTTGTGCAAACTGAGTGGGTGTTAAATTAAGCACATGTGGAAAGATCATTACAAAACAAAGTGAGAAAGTTCTACAAATATACACCACAGTTCAGATGTATGTAACACATTTCTATGGAAGgcctatttaaaacaattactgtaGCATACCGTggtaaaatcacagcaaagtgtaacaaaacatAGTAAAAGTATGGTGaagcacaataaataaattactcacagaaaaaaaaaaaaaaaaaaaaataaccatgaaaAAAGACACTGACCTGAAATTGAGCAGGCTGCATTCTGGTGAGTGTGTGCAGACCAGTATCAATTAGGTTATTTTACAACAATAAGGACTTTACATGAGTAAATGTTTCTCAGTCCCCAGTTCAGACTGATCCTACCACCTGTCTGTAATCCTTTAACATGAGTGTGTTTGATTTGTGTGGCGTTTATGAGGCTGCTGATTTCTTTTTACAAGTGCCTTGTGTGATTCTTGCACTGCATTTTGTGGTCAGTGGTACAGTTGAGATGATTGTTAGGCTGGCTAACAGAGCAGTGGCAGGAGGTTCACCGCATTATAAAAGTCCACTGTTAATGGAGCTGTGAATGGTTCTATTGTACCAGTCTGCAGTTAATGTACTTGCACTTGGAACATTGGCTGACACAAAGCTCAACCAATTAGGCTAAATCCTGATTAGCTGCCAATCCATGACCTAAACAATAAGACTGGCCTACTGTAGCTTTTTAAGATCTTCCATCTTCACATACTAAGTATCTATTGGCTTATACTACAAGGGACATCTGTCTTTACTGTGCAGCTAACTGTAGGGTTTCTGTTGGTGTGGCTGCCTCTGTCTTTAGCAGGGGAGCTATGAGAATAAACTGCTGCAATAGATCAGATTAAAAACAGGCATATACATTTATttggcattttttatttgttctatatTGTTCCTTCAGGGGAGTTCTTTAAGGGGTTCTGTCAGTTACACAATAAAGCCACTGAATACTGAGATTAGGAAAAAAGTTTGCCATTAAGATAAGACGCGTAGACACCTTTCTCTGAGTGGCTTCTTGAAAACCTTGATCCCTTACGCACTTTGTAAAACCAATCCCATATTTAACTGTCGCActtttgtctccaggtcgaagaCACGGGGTTGGGCAGTTAAAATTCTCCGATGGTACCTGCTATACAGGACAGTTTGAGAACGGGCTGTTCAACGGCAGTGGAGTCTTGTCATTTTCTGATGGGTCAAGGTCAGCTCTCACAAATTGTCTTTGCAATCAGGGGTGATCTAAGTTTAAACTCAGAACAAAAATGACCAACCACAACAGATCCAGGGCAGAGTCAccttaacctttttgttttaaaacagtattcaatGTTGAAAGCAACATTGTCACACCCTGCAGGTATAGCAATTCCAGATGTGTTGAGATTATGGTCAGGTGTGTGGCAGGCTTGACTAGCAGGGGCTTGTGATGACGGCGGTATTAGAATGTGGGGTTTGTTTATGATCAATATTTCCCCTTGGCTGATATTAATAAAGTGCTCTGCTGGACTTCCAGGTATGAAGGGGATTTTGCACAGGGTAAGTTTCAGGGGTGTGGAGTGTTCACTCGGTTTGATGGGATGAAGTTTGAAGGGGAGTTCAAAAGCGGACGTGTGGAGGGATACGgtaattatttatacatttctatTCTCTCCTGACTTTTGATGTTAGAGTTGCTTGTCttggaatctctctctctctctctctctctctctctctctctctctctctctctctctctctctctcattttattttctcctgTTAGGATGAGAGACATTGGTACCCCTGTTGTATAATTTCAAAAGTTATTTAATCCAGGGCTAAACACTGCAGCCTGTAAGATCTGTTATTGTAGTAAGGAGTTGAGTACAGCTGGCGTTATTAGTATAGAAACACAAGTGTAAAAGCAGTCAAACCTCCTACATTCAAACCTCCAGACATGGGAGGATGCATTCCAATGACACCCCTGCAGAAGCAAAGCATTGTAGTGTTCATATATGAGAATCCCATTAATTGAAAACACACACTCCATTGAAATGTTTGCTTGAAAGTTGTATTTTTTGATCCGGACAGGCTTGTTGACATTCCCAGACGGAGCTCACGGAGTCCCCCGGAACGAGGGAGTGTTCGAGAACAACAAGCTGCTGAAAAGAGAGAAGTGCCAGGCAGTGATCCAGAGGGCGCACAGTGCAGCCAAAACAGCCCGCGGGCTGTCGGTATGACAGCAAGGAGACAGCACCCAACAGGGACCTCAGGGATGGATGACAGGGTGGCACTttgctctgtttttgtttctattcTGCTTGGTGCTCTGCAGTACTGCACTACagtgctctgtctctctgcattgcttTGTGGTAAAGCCACTTTTTGCATGGTTGGTTTTA is part of the Polyodon spathula isolate WHYD16114869_AA chromosome 13, ASM1765450v1, whole genome shotgun sequence genome and encodes:
- the LOC121326262 gene encoding MORN repeat-containing protein 4-like, with the protein product MTLTRGSFTYSSGEEYHGDWKEGRRHGVGQLKFSDGTCYTGQFENGLFNGSGVLSFSDGSRYEGDFAQGKFQGCGVFTRFDGMKFEGEFKSGRVEGYGLLTFPDGAHGVPRNEGVFENNKLLKREKCQAVIQRAHSAAKTARGLSV